The Nonlabens sp. Hel1_33_55 genome contains the following window.
TCGTCCAACCACTACTCTGCTCCAAGCTAATTAAGCATACTGGCGTGTAGGTTCCTGCTATTGAGAAATAAATAGAGATATGATCCATTTTGCGCAGGGTCCACTTGATTTTTTCTGGTTTGGCGTAATGATAGGAAGTAGATGCCGCGTACAGAAAAAGCTGAGAGACACAGTAAATGATAACAGCAATAAGAGCATACGGCGCCACGTTTTCTACTGCTTTATCTAATAAGAAATAGGTTACGATCAAAAACACTGCAAAACCAAACCCGTGGGTAATAACATTCCAGCGCTCTTCCAGCGCGGTTTGGGCTCTAGGCATGGAGAGACTTTTCTAACATTTCCTTGCGTGCTTGCTCATATTCCGTTACCATGTCTTTTACGACTTGGGCTGCTGGAATAATATCGTTGATCAATCCAGATACTTGCCCTATCTCGAGTTCACCATTGTCCATATCGCCTTCAAACATTCCTTTTTTGGCTCTGGCACGACCTAGCAGGTTTGTAAGATCTTCCTTAGTTGGTGACTGCTTATATAATTCTTGAACCTCATTCCAGAACTTATTACGCATTAAACGGACTGGAGCCAGTTCTTTTAAGGTTAAATGAGTGTCGCCTTCACCAGCCTCTACAATAGCATTTTTGAAGTTGATGTGACTACTGGCTTCTGGTGTGCAAACAAATCTGCTTCCTACTTGTACTCCATCTGCTCCTAAAGTCATTGCTGCTAGCATCACTCTACCAGTTGCAATGCCACCAGCTGCCATTAACGGTATCTTAATTGCTTTTGCTACTTGTGGAATGAGCGTTAATGTGGTGGATTCCTCACGACCATTGTGGCCGCCAGCTTCAAAACCTTCTGCAACGACTGCATCTACTCCAGCTTCTTGAGATTTTAAGGCAAACTTGACTGAGCTTACTACGTGCACTACTGTAATTCCAGCTTCTTTTAATTGAGGCGTATAGCTCTTTGGGTTTCCAGCGCTTGTAAAAACGATGGGCACTTTTTCTTCCTTAATAATCTCTAGAATCTCATCAAGATCAGAATAGAGCAATGGTACATTAACGCCGTATGGCTTGTTGGTTGCTTTTTTAGTTTTTTGAATATGTTTTCGCAAAACATCTGGATACATGGATCCAGCTCCTATTAATCCCAAACCTCCAGCATTGCTTACCGCACTGGCCAACTTCCAACCACTCGCCCACACCATTCCACCTTGAACGATGGGATATTTGATTTTAAAAAGGTCTAAGATTTTATTGTTCATGAAGTGCTTTTGTAAAATTCAAAGATAGGAAGCTGATTAAAGGATTCCAGAATGGAAGATTGAATTTCCTCTTGAAGGTTAACTTCAAAAAGTGAAATCTTAAGATACAGTTCATTTGAGAAAGACCGATTGTACAACACGTGAGAATTGAAATCTCAAACTAATTTTTTCAATTAGATCAACGCATTGATAAAACCAATCTGCAAAGACATCAACACATATAAATGGTATTTTACCCCAACTCAGCGACGAATTCTTGTGCTTTTTTAAGGTCAGTTTCCTGTATATAAAGCTCTACGCTATTATCCGGAACGCCAAATCCAGCAAGTCTACCAGATTCGGTTTGATCTTTAATAAGAACTTTAATGTTCTCGCTTTCCAGCACACTCGCAACTCTGTTTATCGTAATCGAGTCACTGGTCAAAATTTTAATGTGGTTTTTCATATACTTTTTGGTCTACTTCAATCCTATTTTAAAGGCTTTGGCATCTTCTTGGATTCTGAAAAGATAGATACCTGTTGTAAATGCATTTAAATCCACGGTGTCCACTTGCAATATTTTTTTGTCGATCAACAGTTGACCTTGTAGATTGAAAAGCTGGAAAGGAACTGCGCTTTCGCCTTGAGCGGCATTAATATAAAGCACATTATCGCGCACATAATAATTGATGTTCTCGTCTTGCATTAATTCTTGACCCGATAATGTCTGGAATGTCTCTCCAAAATCAGGTATACCATATCCCAATTGATTGTCGGGATTTGATCCTTGGCTACTTGAATTCTGAACCGCTTCCATCAATTGCGCTGGAGTGAGATTAGGGTAAGCCTGCAGCAAACACGCCATTGCACCAGCTATTACCGGACCACTATAACTGGTACCATTACCGGTAACGACACGATCTCCTATTTCTTCTACCAGTACCGTTGCGGTTCCCTGAGCCACGACACTAGGTCGTATGCGACCATCAACTGTAGGTCCTATGCTTGAAAAATCAGATTTGTTACCACTAGCGGTCACGGCTCCTATGGCAAACACGCCTGGAGCGTCTGCTGGAGCTCCAATCCATGGATAGGTAGAACTACGACCAAAATTCCCGGCGCTGGTCACTATCAACAGTCCTTTTTCTGACGCTGTAGTGGCACCGCGAGAAATAAAGGAAGAACCATCTATATCCTGATAGGTCAAACTCTCGTTGGAATTATCAAAACCTAAATAGCCCAAAGAAACATTGACTACATCAACTCCTAAGGAGTCAGCACGCTCTGCAGCTGCGACCCAGTAACTCATCTCTACAGGAGTTTCTGACCGATGGTCTTCTGTCCTAAACAGGAAATAACTTGCATCTGGTGCGGTTCCTATATATTGATCGTTTCCTTCACTTATCTGTCCAGCTATGATGCTAAAAACACGAGCACCATGGAAATTATCGCCATAAATACTCTCATCGCCAGCGACAAAATCATAACCTCCCAAAATCCTACCTTCCATTCTAGCGGTCTCAAATGCGCGATTGACATTCACTCTAGGAAAACCGCTGTCTGTAATTGCCATCCACATGTTGTCGCCGGTAAAACCACGATTGTGAAGATCGTCTAGACCTATCATTTCGATTTGGTTGGTGGCACCACCATAATCTGCTGGTAAGGTGATCTCCTCGTCAAATTTTTCATCTTGATCAATGGAGACGCTTTTTGTCTGGTCTGCATAATCCACACGATCCACAAAATCCAGGTTTGTTAATTGCTCTAGGTTTTCAAAAGTCCCAACCACGTGAGCCGCATTGAACCACTTGGATTGCGTGCGATAATCTATTCCGTTTTGGGACTTCAGCGTATTTATATAATTCTGATTTACGGGAACATCACGTTCATCGACCGCTACACCATGGCGCAATTTGCGATCCAGAGCTCGTTGAGTCAATATAGTCGATGGATTTTCTAACGAAGTTTGCACGTTAGGCTTATCCTTAAAATAAACCAAAGCATGTAGTTCTTGGGCAGAAAGCGAGGTCACAAAGACCATCGCCATTAGAGTAAATAGGGTTTTCATAACTGGAATTTAAGCAATTACGCCAGAACCTAAACACTCTCCATTATCATACCATGCTGCAAATTGACCAGGAGAAATCGCGCTTTGTGGCTCGTCAAAAATCATGTAAAGTCCATCTGCGCGCTGGTGTAGCGTTGCTGGCTCCAATTTTTGACGGTAACGTATGCGCCCCATAACATCCATGGACTGCCCTATTTCCAATTGTAAATCTGTCCTAATCCAGTGCACTTCGTCGGGTTTTATGAACAAGCCGCGACGATACAATCCCGCGTGATCCTTGCCTTGACCCACAAAAATGGTATTCGACTCTACATCAGTTTCAATAACAAACAACGGTTCTGGAGTTCCACCTACATTGAGACCGCGGCGCTGGCCACGAGTGAAATAGTGTGCTCCTTGATGTTGTCCTTTTAAAATTCCTTCAGATTCTTGATAAGTCCGCTTTCGCGAAAGCGAGTACACCTCATCTTCATTGCTCAATTCTGACATTCTGGAAACACTCAAGTGCGTTGGTATTTCTACGATGTTTCCAGTTTTAGGCTTGAGTTGCTGTTGCAAAAAATCTGGTAATCTGACTTTACCTATAAAGCACAATCCTTGACTGTCCTTTTTTCCTGCGGTGATTAAATCTTGAGCTGCGGCGATCTCGCGTACCTTACTTTTTTGAAGATGACCGATTGGGAAAAGGGTTTTGGAGAGCTGCTCCTGTGAAACCTGACACAGAAAATAACTCTGATCTTTTCCAGGATCTGCGCCTGCTATTAAATGGTGGATTTCTTTACCATCTATGGTTGTTGTCTCCTTCTGGCAATAGTGGCCTGTCGCCACAAAATCTGCTCCTAAATCCAATGCGATGTCCATAAAAACATCGAACTTAATCTCACGATTACATAATACGTCAGGGTTAGGCGTGCGGCCGCGAGCGTATTCATCAAACATGTAATTGACAATACGCTCTTTGTATTGCTCGCTCAAATCGACCGTTTGAAAAGGGATTCCCAGTTTATCTGCCACGAGCATCGCGTCGTTGGAATCTTCCAACCACGGACATTCATCACTAATTGTCACAGTATCATCGTGCCAGTTCTTCATGAATAGACCTATCACCTCGTGACCTTGCTCCTTTAATAAATGAGCCGCCACGCTGGAATCTACACCACCAGAAAGTCCTACTACTACTTTTGCCATGCTGCAAAAATACGGCAGTTCGCTATCATGCGTGTTCCCGAAACATTTGATTTGTCGATGCCCATGATTTTTTTCTCTATGGAAAACCAATGCAGACTTTTGTTCGATCAACGCAATAGGCTTGCTGCATAATCGTTATTTTGCAAGACGAATTATCAGTAGTATTATGAAGAGATTTTTGAATAAAGTTTTGTTTCTG
Protein-coding sequences here:
- the trhA gene encoding PAQR family membrane homeostasis protein TrhA; translated protein: MPRAQTALEERWNVITHGFGFAVFLIVTYFLLDKAVENVAPYALIAVIIYCVSQLFLYAASTSYHYAKPEKIKWTLRKMDHISIYFSIAGTYTPVCLISLEQSSGWTILAAVWGIALFGTIWKLFFTGKFEAFSSILYLVMGWMVVLDLDSLQAAFSSEQMMWLIAGGISFSVGIVFYAWNKLYFNHVIWHLFVLGGSFSHLAMVWLVL
- a CDS encoding NAD(P)H-dependent flavin oxidoreductase, producing MNNKILDLFKIKYPIVQGGMVWASGWKLASAVSNAGGLGLIGAGSMYPDVLRKHIQKTKKATNKPYGVNVPLLYSDLDEILEIIKEEKVPIVFTSAGNPKSYTPQLKEAGITVVHVVSSVKFALKSQEAGVDAVVAEGFEAGGHNGREESTTLTLIPQVAKAIKIPLMAAGGIATGRVMLAAMTLGADGVQVGSRFVCTPEASSHINFKNAIVEAGEGDTHLTLKELAPVRLMRNKFWNEVQELYKQSPTKEDLTNLLGRARAKKGMFEGDMDNGELEIGQVSGLINDIIPAAQVVKDMVTEYEQARKEMLEKSLHA
- a CDS encoding DUF2007 domain-containing protein, which translates into the protein MKNHIKILTSDSITINRVASVLESENIKVLIKDQTESGRLAGFGVPDNSVELYIQETDLKKAQEFVAELG
- a CDS encoding S8 family peptidase, encoding MKTLFTLMAMVFVTSLSAQELHALVYFKDKPNVQTSLENPSTILTQRALDRKLRHGVAVDERDVPVNQNYINTLKSQNGIDYRTQSKWFNAAHVVGTFENLEQLTNLDFVDRVDYADQTKSVSIDQDEKFDEEITLPADYGGATNQIEMIGLDDLHNRGFTGDNMWMAITDSGFPRVNVNRAFETARMEGRILGGYDFVAGDESIYGDNFHGARVFSIIAGQISEGNDQYIGTAPDASYFLFRTEDHRSETPVEMSYWVAAAERADSLGVDVVNVSLGYLGFDNSNESLTYQDIDGSSFISRGATTASEKGLLIVTSAGNFGRSSTYPWIGAPADAPGVFAIGAVTASGNKSDFSSIGPTVDGRIRPSVVAQGTATVLVEEIGDRVVTGNGTSYSGPVIAGAMACLLQAYPNLTPAQLMEAVQNSSSQGSNPDNQLGYGIPDFGETFQTLSGQELMQDENINYYVRDNVLYINAAQGESAVPFQLFNLQGQLLIDKKILQVDTVDLNAFTTGIYLFRIQEDAKAFKIGLK
- the mnmA gene encoding tRNA 2-thiouridine(34) synthase MnmA, whose amino-acid sequence is MAKVVVGLSGGVDSSVAAHLLKEQGHEVIGLFMKNWHDDTVTISDECPWLEDSNDAMLVADKLGIPFQTVDLSEQYKERIVNYMFDEYARGRTPNPDVLCNREIKFDVFMDIALDLGADFVATGHYCQKETTTIDGKEIHHLIAGADPGKDQSYFLCQVSQEQLSKTLFPIGHLQKSKVREIAAAQDLITAGKKDSQGLCFIGKVRLPDFLQQQLKPKTGNIVEIPTHLSVSRMSELSNEDEVYSLSRKRTYQESEGILKGQHQGAHYFTRGQRRGLNVGGTPEPLFVIETDVESNTIFVGQGKDHAGLYRRGLFIKPDEVHWIRTDLQLEIGQSMDVMGRIRYRQKLEPATLHQRADGLYMIFDEPQSAISPGQFAAWYDNGECLGSGVIA